The Persephonella hydrogeniphila genome has a window encoding:
- a CDS encoding rhodanese-like domain-containing protein, giving the protein MKKFLVVFLVLFTGKVLAYTDVSAEEFKRLMKDKNVVILDVRTPQEYDKDGHIKGANLIPVQVFRYIYLPGLRDKKVLVYCRSGNRSVTASRILEQMGVKNVYNLKGGILEWKSKNFPVEYGWK; this is encoded by the coding sequence ATGAAGAAATTTTTAGTGGTTTTTCTTGTTTTATTTACAGGAAAGGTACTTGCCTATACAGACGTTTCTGCTGAAGAGTTTAAAAGATTAATGAAGGATAAAAATGTTGTTATATTAGATGTTAGAACTCCACAGGAGTATGATAAAGACGGGCATATAAAAGGGGCTAATCTCATACCTGTTCAGGTTTTCAGGTATATATACCTTCCTGGATTGAGGGATAAAAAAGTTCTTGTTTATTGCAGAAGTGGAAATAGAAGTGTAACGGCAAGCAGGATTTTAGAACAGATGGGTGTTAAAAATGTATACAACCTTAAAGGTGGAATATTAGAGTGGAAATCTAAGAATTTCCCTGTTGAATATGGCTGGAAGTAA
- the ybeY gene encoding rRNA maturation RNase YbeY: MNRILISKDIYDRNITKKFVKETAEKILKELTLDNVELSITLTDNETIKQINKQWRNKDKPTDVLSFPIDEKPAGYRYRVLGDVVISLPYAKKQAEEIGIPYKNEIVRLLTHGILHLLGYDHEVCPAEAKKMFDLQDRIFEKITSSHIQQGNS; encoded by the coding sequence ATGAACAGAATTCTGATAAGTAAAGATATATACGACAGGAATATAACAAAAAAGTTTGTAAAAGAAACTGCAGAAAAGATACTAAAAGAGCTAACACTTGACAATGTAGAACTGAGTATTACACTGACAGATAATGAAACAATAAAACAGATAAACAAGCAGTGGAGAAATAAAGATAAACCGACTGATGTTTTATCCTTTCCAATAGATGAAAAACCTGCAGGATACAGATACAGAGTTTTAGGTGATGTCGTAATATCACTCCCTTACGCAAAAAAGCAAGCTGAAGAGATAGGTATCCCCTATAAAAACGAAATAGTAAGGCTTCTAACCCACGGTATTCTCCATTTACTTGGATACGACCATGAAGTCTGCCCTGCAGAAGCAAAAAAAATGTTTGATCTGCAGGACAGGATATTTGAAAAAATTACTTCCAGCCATATTCAACAGGGAAATTCTTAG